From Nonlabens sp. Ci31, the proteins below share one genomic window:
- a CDS encoding ABC-F family ATP-binding cassette domain-containing protein, with protein sequence MITVDNLAVEFSGTTLFSDVSFVINPTDKIALMGKNGAGKSTMMKIIAGEQTATRGHVRAPKDIVIAYLPQHLLTEDDCTVFEEAAKAFKQVIAMKEEMERLNTELTVRTDYESDAYMAIIEKVTELGDKFYALEEVNYDAEVEKALKGLGFKQEDFTRQTADFSGGWRMRMELAKILLQKPDLILLDEPTNHIDIESVLWLEDFLVHKANAVMVISHDRAFIDTITNRTIEVTMGRIFDYKATYSHYLVLREDRRAHQIKAYQEQQKFIADNKIFIDRFKGTYSKTNQVTSRERMLEKLQIIEIDEVDTSALKLRFPPSPRSGDYPVTVKDVSKSYEDHVVFKEANMSIARGEKVSFVGRNGEGKSTMIKAILGEIEVGGTCQLGHNIKVGYFAQNQAALLDKDLTIFQTVDEVAQGDIRTQMKNILGRFMFSGDDLEKKVSVLSGGEKTRLAMVKLLLEPVNLLLLDEPTNHLDLKSKDVLKEALSTYDGTLILVSHDRDFLQGLSEKVFEFKQQRVIEHFETIDAFLERNRIKSIADINLMQ encoded by the coding sequence ATGATCACAGTAGATAACCTTGCCGTAGAATTTAGTGGTACTACCTTATTTAGCGATGTTTCTTTCGTTATCAACCCTACCGATAAAATAGCGTTGATGGGAAAAAACGGGGCAGGAAAATCTACGATGATGAAGATCATCGCAGGGGAACAAACAGCGACTCGTGGACATGTGCGTGCCCCTAAAGACATCGTGATCGCTTACTTACCACAGCATTTACTAACGGAAGACGATTGCACTGTTTTTGAAGAAGCTGCCAAAGCCTTTAAACAAGTCATTGCGATGAAGGAAGAGATGGAGCGTCTCAATACCGAGCTTACCGTTAGGACAGATTATGAAAGTGATGCCTACATGGCGATTATAGAAAAGGTAACCGAATTAGGAGACAAATTCTATGCTCTAGAAGAGGTTAATTATGATGCTGAAGTTGAAAAAGCTTTGAAAGGATTAGGCTTTAAGCAAGAAGATTTTACCAGACAGACTGCCGATTTTAGCGGTGGATGGCGCATGCGTATGGAGCTGGCTAAAATACTACTTCAAAAGCCAGATTTGATTTTACTTGATGAGCCTACCAATCATATCGACATTGAATCTGTGCTATGGCTAGAAGATTTCTTAGTCCACAAAGCTAATGCAGTAATGGTTATCTCTCATGATAGAGCATTTATTGATACGATTACAAATCGTACTATAGAAGTTACTATGGGACGTATTTTTGATTATAAAGCTACCTATTCTCATTACCTTGTATTGCGGGAAGATCGCAGAGCCCATCAGATAAAGGCTTATCAAGAACAGCAAAAATTCATTGCTGATAATAAGATTTTTATAGATCGTTTTAAAGGAACTTATTCTAAGACTAATCAAGTAACTTCTCGTGAAAGGATGCTGGAGAAATTACAAATTATCGAAATTGATGAGGTAGATACCAGCGCTCTAAAGCTTCGTTTTCCACCATCGCCGCGATCTGGAGATTATCCAGTGACCGTAAAAGATGTATCCAAGTCTTATGAAGATCATGTGGTTTTTAAGGAGGCAAATATGTCCATTGCTCGAGGGGAGAAAGTATCTTTTGTAGGCCGTAATGGAGAAGGCAAATCTACCATGATAAAAGCGATTTTAGGAGAAATCGAAGTCGGTGGAACCTGCCAGTTGGGGCATAATATTAAGGTGGGGTATTTTGCACAGAACCAAGCTGCACTACTAGATAAAGATCTCACTATTTTTCAAACCGTTGATGAAGTCGCACAAGGAGATATACGCACTCAAATGAAGAATATTTTAGGTCGTTTTATGTTCAGCGGTGATGATCTGGAAAAGAAAGTTAGTGTACTTTCTGGAGGTGAAAAGACAAGACTTGCCATGGTAAAGTTACTTCTAGAGCCGGTAAACTTGCTCCTTCTTGATGAACCTACAAACCACTTGGACCTCAAGTCTAAAGATGTGCTCAAAGAAGCACTATCTACCTATGATGGGACATTGATTTTAGTTTCTCACGACCGTGATTTTCTTCAAGGGCTTTCTGAAAAGGTGTTTGAATTTAAACAGCAACGAGTGATAGAGCATTTTGAAACTATAGATGCCTTTTTAGAGCGCAATAGAATCAAGAGTATAGCAGACATTAATTTGATGCAGTAG
- a CDS encoding DUF4159 domain-containing protein — protein MKKAFLFICLLLLNNIYAQQLAVLKYSGGGDWYANPTAVPNLITYCNDTIGTQLDTEVATVESSSIDIFQYPFIHMTGHGNVVFNEADVQNLRNYLLSGGFLHIDDNYGMEPYLNKELIKLFPQKELVELPTSHPIFNIYAKFPKGLPKIHEHEGQRPQAKGLFHEGRLVLLFTYESDLGDGWESPEVHNDPPEVRKKALDMGANIIKYVFIN, from the coding sequence ATGAAAAAAGCATTTCTTTTTATCTGCTTGTTGCTCCTAAATAATATTTATGCACAACAACTAGCGGTATTAAAATACAGCGGTGGTGGCGACTGGTACGCTAATCCTACAGCGGTTCCTAATTTAATAACCTATTGTAATGATACTATTGGCACCCAATTAGATACAGAGGTAGCAACCGTTGAATCCAGTAGTATAGATATCTTTCAGTACCCATTCATTCATATGACAGGACATGGTAATGTTGTTTTTAATGAAGCAGATGTTCAAAACCTTAGGAATTATCTTTTAAGTGGAGGTTTTCTTCACATAGACGATAATTATGGAATGGAACCATATCTGAATAAAGAGCTCATTAAATTATTCCCTCAAAAAGAACTAGTGGAATTACCGACCTCACATCCTATTTTTAATATTTATGCAAAATTCCCAAAGGGCTTGCCTAAAATACATGAGCATGAAGGGCAACGACCACAAGCCAAAGGTCTGTTTCATGAGGGAAGGTTGGTTTTGTTATTTACTTACGAAAGTGATTTAGGTGATGGATGGGAAAGTCCAGAAGTACATAACGATCCGCCCGAGGTACGCAAAAAAGCTCTAGATATGGGAGCAAATATTATCAAATACGTTTTTATCAATTAA
- a CDS encoding 3-oxoacyl-ACP synthase III family protein, which produces MRAKITGVGSHIPDVVRKNEEFMNHEFLNNDGSSFGSDNATIIQKFVAITGIEERRYMNDALVTSDMATFAAQKAIADAHCDPETIDFIIVAHNYGDVKPDGGSSDMVPSLASRVKNKLGIKNPKCVAYDLLFGCPGWILGVTQADSFIKSGLAKKVLVIGAEALSRVVDPHDRDSMIYSDGAGAAILEPSHNEHGILGQATATYTEEETYFIFNETSYNKVVENKTKYIKMYGRRIYNFALSKVPEGMKEAMDQAGVNIKDLKKIFIHQANEKMDEAIVNRFYKLYDMEVPKDIMPMVIHKLGNSSVATVPTVMDLVIRGQMPQHKVEKGDVVMFASVGAGMNINAIVYRY; this is translated from the coding sequence ATGAGAGCAAAAATTACTGGAGTAGGAAGTCACATTCCTGATGTTGTGAGAAAAAACGAAGAGTTCATGAATCATGAATTCTTGAATAATGATGGTAGCTCCTTTGGTAGCGATAATGCCACCATCATACAAAAGTTTGTAGCTATCACAGGTATTGAAGAGCGCAGGTATATGAATGACGCACTAGTAACTAGCGATATGGCTACTTTTGCTGCACAAAAAGCAATAGCAGATGCTCATTGTGATCCAGAAACTATTGATTTTATAATCGTTGCACATAATTATGGTGACGTAAAACCAGATGGCGGTTCCAGTGATATGGTTCCTAGTCTTGCCAGTCGCGTAAAGAACAAACTAGGTATAAAAAACCCTAAGTGTGTTGCTTATGACCTCTTATTTGGTTGTCCTGGATGGATTCTAGGTGTTACTCAAGCAGATTCTTTTATCAAATCTGGACTGGCTAAAAAAGTACTGGTCATAGGTGCTGAAGCTTTATCCCGCGTGGTAGATCCGCATGATAGAGATTCTATGATCTATTCTGATGGTGCCGGAGCAGCTATTTTAGAGCCTAGTCATAATGAACATGGTATTCTAGGACAAGCAACAGCCACGTATACAGAAGAAGAAACTTATTTTATCTTCAATGAAACTTCTTACAATAAAGTCGTAGAAAACAAAACCAAATACATCAAAATGTACGGGCGTCGTATTTACAACTTTGCGCTTTCTAAAGTCCCTGAAGGAATGAAAGAAGCAATGGATCAAGCTGGTGTAAATATCAAAGATCTTAAAAAGATTTTTATTCATCAGGCTAATGAAAAAATGGATGAAGCTATCGTAAATCGTTTCTATAAACTCTACGATATGGAAGTGCCTAAGGATATTATGCCTATGGTCATTCACAAATTAGGAAACAGCTCTGTGGCAACAGTTCCTACGGTAATGGATCTCGTAATACGTGGACAAATGCCGCAACACAAAGTAGAAAAAGGGGATGTGGTTATGTTTGCAAGTGTAGGTGCGGGAATGAATATCAATGCCATAGTGTATAGGTACTAG
- a CDS encoding THUMP-like domain-containing protein has translation MNQAVIRTEVDTYLRAHLPENAAAFMLRKHPFDKLSNQELTQQLVGLQKARHKFPSLFENHHIMYPPKVNLEQTSSEITAVYKSQLYQIDSMIDLTGGFGIDVSAFAKACPSTTHIELSKSVQEYAQHSFQVQGILTKSFQSDGIQYLKGNQEFYDLIYLDPSRKTATHTKAILLQDYEPNVIKNLELLLHSGKRLMIKTSPMLDITAGIKQLEKVSSLHIVAVKNEVKELLWVLTNEEVSHVSLTCINLLTEQPIFKSILGASLSATYSKPQKYLYEPNAAVMKSQQFASLMQQYAVQKLDQDAHLFTSEKLIDFPGRVFEIKKVSLNKSKILKRLYAKSARAIVTRNNKETVAQLRKKYQFSEHETNYLFFTSSQELGAIVIEVVKV, from the coding sequence ATGAATCAGGCTGTCATAAGAACAGAAGTGGACACTTATCTAAGAGCTCATTTGCCGGAGAATGCAGCTGCTTTTATGCTCAGGAAGCATCCTTTTGATAAGCTCTCCAATCAGGAGCTTACACAGCAATTAGTAGGATTACAAAAGGCGCGTCATAAATTCCCTTCTCTTTTTGAGAATCATCACATCATGTATCCGCCTAAAGTGAATTTAGAGCAAACCAGTTCTGAAATCACGGCAGTCTATAAATCGCAGCTCTATCAGATCGACAGCATGATTGATCTTACGGGTGGATTTGGTATTGACGTTTCCGCTTTCGCGAAAGCGTGTCCCTCAACAACCCATATAGAGCTCTCTAAATCTGTGCAGGAATACGCGCAACATTCCTTTCAAGTACAAGGGATTCTAACAAAGTCATTTCAAAGTGACGGAATTCAATACTTAAAAGGAAATCAAGAGTTTTATGACTTAATTTACTTGGATCCCAGTAGAAAAACAGCCACGCACACAAAGGCAATCTTGCTCCAGGACTACGAGCCTAACGTGATTAAAAATTTAGAGTTATTACTCCATAGTGGGAAAAGGCTAATGATCAAAACCTCTCCCATGTTGGATATTACGGCAGGTATCAAACAATTAGAAAAAGTAAGTTCCTTGCATATCGTCGCGGTAAAAAATGAAGTCAAAGAATTGCTTTGGGTTTTAACTAATGAAGAGGTAAGTCATGTCAGTTTAACCTGCATCAATCTCTTGACAGAGCAACCTATTTTTAAAAGCATACTAGGTGCATCGCTTAGTGCTACCTATTCCAAGCCTCAAAAGTACCTGTATGAGCCTAACGCAGCAGTTATGAAATCCCAGCAGTTTGCATCCCTAATGCAGCAATATGCAGTGCAAAAACTAGATCAAGATGCCCACTTGTTTACCTCAGAAAAGTTAATTGATTTCCCTGGTCGCGTTTTTGAAATTAAAAAGGTTTCTCTAAATAAATCTAAAATATTAAAAAGGCTTTATGCTAAAAGTGCTCGAGCAATTGTCACCCGCAACAACAAAGAAACAGTAGCGCAGCTGCGTAAGAAATACCAATTTTCAGAACACGAAACAAATTATTTATTCTTTACAAGTTCGCAGGAACTGGGAGCTATTGTTATTGAGGTAGTTAAAGTCTGA
- the tsaD gene encoding tRNA (adenosine(37)-N6)-threonylcarbamoyltransferase complex transferase subunit TsaD — translation MDTQNSYILAIESSCDDTACAILKNDQVLSNVVAGQEIHRQYGGVVPELASRAHQSHIVPVVDQALKMAGITKEDLSAIAFTRGPGLMGSLLVGTSFAKSLALALDIPLIDVHHMQGHILAHFIDNGQEKPTFPFLAVTISGGHTQIVKVTDYHKMEVIGATQDDAIGEAFDKSGKMLGLGYPAGPQIDKLAKEGDPKKFPFPVPKAPDLNYSFSGFKTAVLYFIQREEKKNPDFIKENLCDICASIQFTLIKILFQKVEKAVLQTGIKTVAIGGGVSANSGIRAKLLSYDKKGWNTFIPPFEYTTDNAAMIGISGYYKFMQGYTAGMETTASPRIKL, via the coding sequence ATGGATACACAAAATTCTTACATTCTTGCAATTGAATCCTCCTGCGATGATACTGCCTGCGCTATTCTTAAAAATGATCAAGTATTATCTAACGTGGTTGCTGGTCAAGAAATACACCGTCAGTATGGAGGTGTAGTACCTGAGCTTGCTTCTAGAGCTCATCAATCTCATATAGTTCCAGTAGTAGATCAAGCATTAAAAATGGCTGGCATTACAAAAGAAGATTTAAGCGCTATCGCTTTTACAAGAGGTCCTGGACTTATGGGTAGTCTTCTGGTGGGAACGAGTTTTGCAAAGTCTTTAGCACTCGCATTAGACATACCTCTTATCGATGTACATCACATGCAGGGTCATATTTTAGCACATTTTATAGATAACGGTCAAGAAAAACCTACATTTCCTTTTCTCGCGGTGACTATAAGTGGTGGACATACTCAAATTGTAAAAGTGACCGACTATCATAAAATGGAAGTGATAGGAGCTACACAAGACGACGCGATAGGTGAGGCTTTTGATAAAAGTGGTAAGATGCTGGGCTTGGGGTATCCTGCAGGCCCACAAATAGATAAACTAGCAAAAGAGGGAGATCCTAAGAAGTTTCCATTTCCTGTTCCTAAAGCGCCAGATTTAAATTACAGCTTCAGTGGGTTTAAAACTGCTGTATTGTATTTCATACAACGGGAGGAAAAGAAGAATCCTGATTTTATCAAAGAAAACCTCTGTGATATTTGTGCCAGTATCCAGTTTACGTTGATAAAAATATTGTTTCAAAAAGTCGAAAAAGCAGTCCTGCAAACTGGAATAAAAACAGTTGCTATAGGTGGTGGTGTGAGTGCTAATTCTGGAATAAGAGCAAAGTTACTGTCTTATGATAAAAAGGGCTGGAATACCTTTATCCCCCCTTTTGAGTATACCACAGATAATGCTGCTATGATAGGAATCTCTGGATATTATAAATTTATGCAAGGTTATACCGCAGGAATGGAAACTACCGCTTCACCTAGAATAAAGCTCTAA
- a CDS encoding AI-2E family transporter — protein MSKAVHSKSIAFGILRALGIIFGILILLWFLWEIQSVLAYIGVAAVLSLIGRPIVLLLRDRLKLHNTIAVIVTLLILFMLIIGAILLIIPVITEQSENLSQIDLEELQINVEILNEQISDYFGIQRVNILERLQQMDYYENLNIDLIPQFVNGFFGTLGSFMIGLFSILFITFFLLKDSRLLLEGVLVFSKKGNEGQFLRAFTKIKQLLSRYFIGLVFQVFILFVLYSIILFIVGVENAIIIAFFCALLNLVPYLGPAIGYVLMSAFVISDNLGSNFSDIILPKLIIIVIGYGFVQAIDNFLNQPLIFGKSVKSHPLEIFIIILIAGILFGIIGLVLAVPTYTAIKVISKEFLSEYKIVKKLTQNL, from the coding sequence ATGAGCAAAGCAGTACATTCAAAATCAATAGCTTTTGGTATTCTAAGAGCCTTAGGGATTATTTTTGGAATCTTAATCCTTTTATGGTTCCTGTGGGAAATACAGTCGGTGCTAGCTTATATAGGTGTTGCTGCTGTACTTTCACTCATAGGAAGGCCTATCGTACTTTTATTACGCGATAGGTTGAAACTTCATAATACGATAGCCGTAATAGTGACTCTATTGATACTTTTTATGCTCATTATAGGAGCTATACTATTGATTATTCCTGTGATTACAGAGCAAAGTGAAAATTTAAGTCAAATAGATCTTGAAGAGTTACAAATAAATGTAGAAATTCTCAACGAACAAATCAGTGATTATTTCGGTATTCAAAGAGTTAATATTCTAGAACGGCTTCAACAAATGGATTACTATGAAAACCTGAATATAGACCTTATACCGCAGTTTGTAAATGGGTTCTTTGGTACTTTAGGTAGTTTTATGATAGGTTTATTCTCTATATTATTTATCACATTTTTCCTTCTTAAGGACAGTCGTCTTTTATTAGAAGGAGTTTTAGTCTTTTCTAAAAAAGGAAATGAAGGTCAGTTTTTAAGAGCATTTACCAAAATAAAGCAACTGCTTTCCAGATATTTTATCGGACTGGTTTTTCAGGTCTTTATCTTATTTGTTCTGTACAGCATCATTTTATTTATTGTAGGAGTGGAGAATGCCATAATTATTGCCTTTTTCTGTGCATTGCTTAACCTAGTGCCTTATTTGGGTCCAGCGATAGGATACGTATTGATGTCTGCTTTTGTGATTAGTGATAACCTAGGATCTAATTTTTCTGATATTATCTTACCTAAATTAATTATTATAGTCATAGGCTACGGATTTGTGCAGGCGATTGATAATTTTTTAAATCAGCCGTTGATATTTGGAAAAAGTGTAAAATCACATCCGCTAGAGATTTTTATCATCATTCTTATTGCTGGAATTTTATTTGGTATTATTGGGTTAGTCCTTGCTGTGCCTACGTACACAGCCATTAAAGTGATCTCTAAGGAGTTTTTAAGCGAGTACAAGATTGTTAAGAAACTGACTCAAAATTTATAG
- a CDS encoding NUDIX hydrolase: MTSFDDFLNQLSKLKKLPLPGVESQLKMAAVKRLDEMQRIALENRAPKEASVMMLIYPKNDIPHFVLIERTESTGKHSGQIAFPGGRKEKTDHDNSVTALRETEEEIGINRNDQHLIMPLTSIYIPPSNYMVYPYLAFAKAELKFTPQISEVKSVIEIKLSELLDHSNEKRTTLSTSYMKEVSVPCFYFGEVMVWGATAMMLQEIKDAFIAAEFE, from the coding sequence TTGACTTCATTTGATGATTTTTTGAATCAGCTGTCAAAGCTAAAGAAATTACCACTTCCGGGCGTAGAATCTCAGCTTAAAATGGCTGCGGTAAAACGTCTGGATGAGATGCAGCGCATTGCTTTAGAGAATCGCGCTCCTAAAGAGGCCTCTGTGATGATGCTGATTTACCCTAAAAATGATATTCCGCATTTTGTGCTCATTGAGCGCACAGAATCTACTGGCAAACACAGCGGTCAGATTGCTTTTCCTGGTGGTAGAAAGGAGAAGACTGATCACGACAATAGCGTGACGGCTTTACGTGAGACGGAGGAAGAAATTGGAATAAACAGGAACGATCAACACTTGATCATGCCGTTGACTTCTATCTACATTCCGCCTAGCAACTATATGGTTTATCCTTATCTCGCTTTCGCGAAAGCGGAATTAAAATTCACCCCTCAAATAAGCGAAGTAAAATCTGTGATCGAAATAAAACTTTCAGAATTGCTGGACCACAGTAACGAAAAACGCACCACATTATCAACTAGTTATATGAAAGAAGTGAGTGTTCCCTGTTTTTACTTTGGAGAGGTTATGGTATGGGGAGCCACTGCAATGATGTTACAAGAAATAAAAGATGCTTTTATCGCAGCGGAGTTTGAGTAG
- a CDS encoding DUF1223 domain-containing protein, which yields MYIAPSYKVVIPILSLFGALSILAFQHIENSSEPIPVAPQNNPVVLELFTSQSCPTCENADIIVNTIKDYENVIVLSYHIDYWNQLGWIDTFSDANHTNYQRKYERRFDRNSYAPQMVVNGKSEFDGTNIRLLNGSLKKQSTTEKLLTPKIYREENKSVSVYYDFFTEKKYDKAYALLIMDSCDVAIDNGPNIGKMMTNTNIVINRVPLQLDNSKGNYTFKLPPNLKETDQFKVAIILQDNNLNMVGAAVSKMQ from the coding sequence ATGTATATAGCCCCTTCCTATAAAGTAGTTATTCCCATATTGAGCTTATTCGGAGCTTTAAGTATACTGGCATTTCAACATATTGAAAACAGTTCAGAGCCTATTCCAGTAGCTCCACAAAATAATCCTGTCGTTTTAGAGCTTTTTACTTCTCAAAGTTGTCCTACTTGTGAAAATGCTGACATTATTGTCAATACCATTAAAGATTATGAAAACGTGATCGTTTTGTCATATCATATAGATTACTGGAATCAATTAGGATGGATAGATACATTTTCAGATGCAAACCATACCAATTACCAGCGCAAATATGAAAGAAGATTTGATCGCAATTCGTATGCGCCTCAGATGGTGGTGAATGGTAAATCAGAATTTGATGGAACTAATATTAGGTTGCTTAACGGTTCTTTGAAAAAGCAAAGTACTACAGAGAAACTACTTACCCCTAAAATTTATAGAGAAGAGAATAAATCCGTTAGCGTGTATTACGATTTTTTTACAGAAAAAAAATATGATAAAGCTTATGCACTACTTATCATGGATTCTTGTGATGTAGCTATTGATAACGGTCCCAACATAGGTAAAATGATGACCAATACTAATATTGTTATAAACCGAGTACCTCTTCAACTGGACAACTCTAAGGGCAATTATACTTTTAAATTACCTCCCAATCTAAAAGAAACTGATCAATTTAAAGTGGCTATTATTCTACAGGATAACAACTTGAATATGGTTGGAGCCGCTGTATCTAAGATGCAGTAA
- a CDS encoding peptidylprolyl isomerase, protein MKSIFLVLILVLCGTSCKDTPQVQKIIKEEVQDTVKRLTKEQRILEKTYKRQLSTSGDTLLAYIPQDSVKVFFTRYGKENPETRVGLITTYGVIEMELLTETPIYRASFIYLIKNGYFNGTYIHRVVEDFVIQAGNSDEILPSLKRASAGNYKLPPHFLPGVKHERGSLSSAKQWIDNPQNWHDPFDFFITLNSSPHLDKEHTIFGRVTKGMEIADQIARVPRDESDWPKEDIFIDMEVIE, encoded by the coding sequence ATGAAGTCAATTTTCCTCGTTTTAATACTGGTGTTGTGTGGTACCTCTTGTAAAGATACTCCACAAGTTCAAAAAATCATAAAAGAAGAAGTGCAGGATACGGTAAAACGATTAACAAAAGAGCAGCGCATTTTAGAAAAAACATACAAACGGCAGCTTTCTACCAGCGGTGATACCTTGCTTGCTTACATACCACAAGATAGTGTAAAGGTGTTTTTTACGAGGTATGGTAAAGAAAACCCCGAGACCAGAGTAGGTTTAATAACTACTTATGGAGTCATAGAAATGGAACTACTTACAGAGACTCCTATTTACAGGGCTAGTTTTATTTACCTTATTAAAAACGGGTATTTTAATGGAACTTATATACATCGAGTAGTAGAAGACTTTGTGATACAAGCTGGTAATAGTGATGAAATCTTACCTTCTTTAAAAAGAGCGAGCGCTGGTAACTATAAACTGCCACCACATTTCTTACCAGGTGTGAAACATGAAAGAGGTTCTTTAAGCAGTGCCAAACAATGGATTGATAATCCTCAAAATTGGCATGATCCGTTTGATTTTTTTATCACTTTAAATTCCTCTCCACATCTGGATAAGGAGCATACCATATTCGGCAGGGTTACAAAAGGAATGGAAATCGCAGATCAGATCGCGCGAGTGCCGAGGGATGAAAGTGACTGGCCTAAAGAAGATATTTTTATAGATATGGAAGTCATAGAGTAG
- a CDS encoding lysophospholipid acyltransferase family protein, giving the protein MGLFKENPFGHILFLKKWLIRIAGVLSHRRYRGFNEMEIEGSDIIRNLPETGVLFVSNHQTYFADVVSMFHVFNASLKGRDDSIKNVGYLWNPKLNIYYVAAKETMQSGLLPKIFAYAGAITVERTWRARGEEVNRAVNPDDTKNIGIALEDGWVITFPQGTTKPFKPIRKGTAHIIKQYKPIVVPIVIDGFRRSFDKKGLRIKKRNILQSMVIKEPLEIDYENDSVEKIVEQLEYSIEQHQSFLKVIPLDEIEAQEELNKMRKWEY; this is encoded by the coding sequence ATGGGATTATTTAAAGAAAATCCTTTTGGCCATATATTATTTTTAAAAAAATGGCTTATACGTATTGCTGGAGTATTATCTCACCGTCGTTATCGAGGTTTTAACGAGATGGAAATTGAAGGCAGTGACATTATCAGAAACCTACCTGAAACAGGTGTTTTGTTTGTTTCTAATCATCAAACCTATTTTGCTGATGTAGTCAGCATGTTTCATGTGTTCAATGCTTCATTAAAAGGGCGGGACGACAGTATTAAAAACGTAGGTTACCTATGGAATCCTAAACTTAATATCTATTACGTCGCTGCCAAGGAAACCATGCAAAGTGGCTTATTACCTAAAATATTTGCCTATGCTGGTGCCATTACCGTAGAAAGAACCTGGAGAGCAAGAGGAGAAGAGGTAAATCGCGCCGTAAACCCAGACGATACTAAAAATATAGGTATTGCATTAGAGGATGGCTGGGTCATCACCTTCCCACAGGGAACTACGAAGCCTTTTAAGCCCATTAGAAAAGGTACTGCCCATATTATCAAACAATACAAACCTATTGTTGTACCTATCGTAATTGACGGTTTCCGCCGGAGTTTTGACAAAAAAGGATTGCGCATCAAAAAACGCAATATTCTTCAATCTATGGTCATTAAAGAACCTCTTGAAATCGATTATGAAAACGACTCTGTAGAGAAGATTGTGGAGCAGTTGGAATATTCCATCGAACAGCACCAGTCGTTCTTAAAAGTGATTCCGCTGGATGAAATCGAAGCACAGGAAGAGTTGAACAAAATGCGTAAGTGGGAGTATTAG
- a CDS encoding 16S rRNA (uracil(1498)-N(3))-methyltransferase translates to MQLFYYSNISPEANSLELDKEQARHMTKVLRKKAGDHVDITDGLGNLYDGTISLVTSNKCNIDIALAKAYPLPVSQLHIAIAPTKMNDRMEWFLEKATEIGIAKITPLLCEHSERKKINTARFQKILISAMKQSNQFYLPVLEELTSFTDFLKADVKGVKCIAHCEETDKKMLSQLLHKHQDLTMIIGPEGDLSLMEIEMALKNGFIPTSLGTKRLRTETAGVYTSAIFNSLTAS, encoded by the coding sequence ATGCAATTATTTTATTATTCAAATATATCTCCAGAAGCTAACAGCCTTGAGCTTGATAAGGAACAAGCCAGGCACATGACTAAGGTGTTGCGTAAAAAAGCAGGTGATCATGTAGATATCACTGATGGATTAGGAAATTTATATGATGGGACTATAAGTCTTGTTACTAGTAATAAATGCAATATAGATATCGCTTTAGCGAAAGCGTATCCACTACCAGTTTCACAGTTACATATCGCTATTGCACCCACTAAGATGAACGATCGTATGGAGTGGTTTTTAGAAAAAGCCACAGAAATAGGTATTGCAAAAATAACTCCTTTATTATGTGAACATAGCGAGCGTAAAAAAATAAATACAGCTCGATTTCAGAAGATTTTAATCAGTGCTATGAAGCAAAGCAATCAATTTTACCTTCCAGTTTTAGAAGAGCTTACTTCTTTTACAGATTTCTTAAAAGCTGACGTAAAAGGAGTGAAATGTATCGCGCATTGTGAAGAAACGGATAAGAAAATGCTTTCTCAACTCCTGCATAAACATCAAGATCTTACCATGATTATAGGTCCAGAGGGAGACTTATCATTAATGGAAATAGAAATGGCTTTAAAAAACGGCTTTATCCCTACATCTTTAGGAACCAAAAGGTTGCGCACGGAGACTGCTGGCGTTTACACGTCTGCTATTTTTAATAGTCTTACTGCATCTTAG